One segment of Scomber scombrus chromosome 3, fScoSco1.1, whole genome shotgun sequence DNA contains the following:
- the lmcd1 gene encoding LIM and cysteine-rich domains protein 1 gives MDVSSAMKKLSLRGPAVCLVSKESCSGFQPHSWRKACMACGCSTVDHAPGNDVEDDQRMGRLLADSPCSHLTAKVKGGGGLRMYKRNRIVVTNPVVSRKDPTFNTTTYDWAPAGLNQKLAMQYMELIPHNQYPVSGTDGALERRRQLLSQLPIYDQDPMKCQSLASEEEISSMLLFVKQYKQEVLGVGEVALPGEEGALKEAAIQRTAKEAKDRSNSDKKDALEHHDHSSANNNAASTAGSTNGTDDSTKTEYRCTGCQGEVAKESPAVYAERAGYPSALWHPTCFVCSECGQGLVDLVYFWSNQKLFCGRHYCQTVWPRCSGCDELIFCQSFHTAKDGRTYHHNHYCCWKCGQNLDTPCQH, from the exons ATGGACGTGAGCTCAGCCATGAAGAAG TTGTCCTTAA gaggtcCAGCAGTGTGTCTGGTTTCTAAGGAGAGCTGCTCTGGATTTCAGCCACATTCTTGGAG GAAAGCCTGCATGGCGTGTGGCTGCAGCACGGTCGATCACGCTCCAGGAAATGATGTGGAAGACGACCAGCGAATGGGACGCCTGCTCGCAGACTCACCCTGCTCCCATTTGACGGCGAAGGTTAAAGGTGGCGGCGGCCTTCGCATGTACAAGAGGAACCGTATTGTTGTGACCAATCCGGTGGTTTCACGCAAAGACCCAACCTTCAACACCACGACATACGACTGGGCACCGGCCGGCCTCAACCAGAAACTG GCCATGCAGTACATGGAGCTCATCCCACATAATCAATATCCGGTTTCGGGGACGGATGGAGCGTTGGAGCGACGCAGGCAGCTCCTCAGCCAGCTCCCCATCTACGATCAGGACCCCATGAAATGTCAGAGTCTGGCCAGTGAGGAGGAG ATTTCCTCCATGCTGCTGTTTGTGAAGCAGTACAAGCAGGAGGTGCTGGGAGTCGGGGAGGTGGCTTTACCTGGTGAGGAAGGAGCTCTGAAGGAAGCTGCCATTCAGAGGACAGCGAAGGAAGCCAAAGACCGCAGCAACAGTGACAAGAAGGATGCTCTGGAGCACCACGACCACAGCTCAGCCAATAACAACGCTGCCTCCACCGCCGGTTCCACTAATGGAACAGATGACAGCACAAAGACTGAATAT CGATGTACTGGTTGCCAAGGTGAGGTTGCCAAGGAGAGCCCAGCTGTTTACGCTGAGCGTGCAGGTTACCCTAGCGCGCTGTGGCATCCCACCTGCTTCGTATGTTCCGAGTGTGGCCAGGGATTGGTGGACTTGGTGTACTTCTGGTCCAATCAGAAGCTGTTCTGCGGGCGACACTACTGTCAGACGGTCTGGCCTCGATGCTCGGGCTGTGACGAG TTGATCTTCTGCCAGTCGTTTCACACGGCAAAAGACGGACGGACATATCATCATAATCATTACTGCTGCTGGAAGTGTGGACAAAACCTGGATACACCCTGtcagcactga